One Streptomyces lincolnensis genomic region harbors:
- a CDS encoding TetR/AcrR family transcriptional regulator, which yields MSVQERKQRERAERERLIVATARELAEQQGWDAVTTRRLAERIEYSQPVLYSHFRGKREIIGAVALQGASEMAVAMRAATAAADGPRARVTALARAYLAFAERHPAVYDALFQLDGGLAYAQEDTPEPLKDAFAALLECLSEVAGDGVRPELFTETFWASLHGLATLTRAGRLPPEDTERRTELLVDRLAML from the coding sequence ATGTCGGTACAGGAACGCAAGCAGCGCGAACGGGCGGAGCGCGAGCGCCTCATCGTGGCCACGGCCCGCGAACTCGCCGAGCAGCAGGGCTGGGACGCGGTCACCACCCGGCGGCTCGCCGAACGCATCGAATACAGCCAGCCCGTCCTCTACAGCCACTTCCGCGGCAAGCGCGAGATCATCGGCGCCGTCGCTCTGCAGGGCGCTTCCGAGATGGCCGTGGCGATGCGGGCCGCGACCGCCGCCGCCGACGGCCCCCGCGCCCGGGTCACCGCGCTGGCCCGCGCCTACCTCGCCTTCGCCGAACGCCACCCGGCGGTCTACGACGCCCTGTTCCAGCTCGACGGCGGCCTGGCATACGCGCAGGAGGACACCCCCGAACCGTTGAAGGACGCCTTCGCCGCGCTGCTGGAGTGCCTCAGCGAGGTCGCCGGGGACGGCGTGCGCCCGGAGCTGTTCACCGAGACGTTCTGGGCGTCCCTGCACGGACTGGCCACCCTGACCCGAGCCGGACGGCTACCGCCGGAGGACACCGAGCGCAGGACGGAACTGCTGGTGGACCGGCTCGCCATGCTCTGA
- a CDS encoding phosphotransferase family protein, which produces MDEVKVVVAHSERATLRVGDVFLKVDADQARIDVEVEAMALAPVPTPEVLWHKPHVLAIAALPGATIGRLGGPSTGSPAAWAAAGAAIRKLHDAPLPPRPGGAGRNIVALAAELDDECELLVRNGLLPADLVTRNRQVAEAALRPWTPVFTHGDLQIAHVFVDGDEVTGIIDWSEAGQGDALYDLATFTLGHEEHLGDLVAGYGTDADLDVIRAWWSLRSLLVVRWLSEHGFDPFAPGCEVDVLRSRM; this is translated from the coding sequence ATGGATGAGGTCAAAGTCGTTGTCGCCCATTCCGAGCGCGCGACTCTGCGCGTCGGTGACGTGTTCCTGAAGGTGGACGCCGATCAGGCGCGCATCGATGTCGAGGTCGAGGCGATGGCCCTGGCGCCGGTCCCGACCCCGGAGGTCCTGTGGCACAAGCCGCACGTGCTCGCGATCGCCGCACTCCCGGGGGCGACGATCGGGCGCCTCGGCGGGCCGTCGACCGGGTCACCGGCGGCGTGGGCCGCGGCGGGCGCCGCCATCCGGAAGCTGCACGACGCGCCGCTGCCGCCCCGGCCCGGCGGGGCCGGCCGGAACATCGTCGCGCTGGCGGCGGAACTCGACGACGAGTGCGAGTTGCTCGTGAGGAACGGCCTCCTGCCCGCCGACCTGGTCACCCGCAACCGCCAGGTCGCCGAGGCCGCGCTCCGACCGTGGACTCCAGTGTTCACGCACGGCGACCTGCAGATCGCGCACGTCTTCGTCGACGGCGATGAGGTCACGGGCATCATCGACTGGTCCGAGGCGGGCCAGGGTGATGCCCTGTACGACCTCGCCACCTTCACGCTCGGACACGAGGAGCATCTCGGTGACCTCGTCGCCGGCTATGGCACCGACGCCGACCTCGACGTGATCCGCGCGTGGTGGTCGTTGCGAAGCCTGCTGGTGGTTCGCTGGCTGAGCGAGCACGGCTTCGACCCGTTCGCGCCGGGCTGTGAGGTCGACGTGCTGAGATCCCGGATGTGA
- a CDS encoding peptidoglycan-binding domain-containing protein, whose amino-acid sequence MTGEVGTLAVVNLGLSNQQAKYWQCYLRDEGYRPGTIDGHLGTNSWKAAQRLFKDRGHYNDSIDGIVGPNTIKALQRMLNSLWDLDVDGIAGPETKARFAQYADFLWWHCE is encoded by the coding sequence GTGACCGGTGAGGTCGGCACGCTCGCGGTGGTCAACCTGGGGCTGAGTAACCAGCAGGCGAAGTACTGGCAGTGCTACCTGCGCGATGAGGGTTACAGGCCCGGCACGATCGACGGGCACCTGGGTACCAACAGCTGGAAGGCGGCACAGAGGCTTTTCAAGGACCGCGGCCACTACAACGATTCCATCGACGGAATCGTCGGACCCAACACGATCAAGGCGCTCCAGCGCATGCTGAACTCCCTCTGGGACCTTGACGTCGACGGGATCGCCGGACCGGAGACGAAGGCCCGGTTCGCGCAGTACGCCGACTTCCTCTGGTGGCACTGCGAGTGA
- a CDS encoding GNAT family N-acetyltransferase, translating to MQIRAVHLDELTALQDIERAAGQCFREIGMPEIADDEPLTLGELTRYHHAGLAWVAANDTDIPVAYLIADRVDWNLHVEQVSVHPDSARRGIGRLLLDHLAARATSQKVPALTLTTFTEVPWNAPYYARLGFRILDDSRHTPALREIRRREAAHGLDRWPRVYMRRDL from the coding sequence ATGCAGATCCGAGCCGTGCACCTGGACGAACTGACCGCCCTCCAGGACATCGAGAGGGCCGCCGGCCAGTGCTTCCGAGAGATCGGCATGCCGGAGATTGCCGACGACGAGCCACTCACGCTCGGCGAGCTCACCCGCTACCACCACGCCGGGCTGGCGTGGGTCGCGGCCAACGACACCGACATCCCGGTCGCCTATCTGATCGCCGACCGCGTCGACTGGAACCTCCACGTCGAGCAGGTATCGGTGCACCCGGACAGCGCGCGCCGTGGCATCGGCCGGTTGCTGCTGGACCATCTGGCGGCCCGGGCCACGAGCCAGAAAGTGCCCGCACTGACCCTCACCACGTTCACCGAGGTCCCGTGGAACGCCCCCTACTACGCGCGCCTGGGATTCCGGATCCTGGACGACAGCAGGCACACCCCTGCTCTGCGGGAGATCCGTCGGCGCGAGGCGGCACACGGCCTGGACCGGTGGCCGCGGGTCTACATGCGCCGGGACCTGTGA